Proteins encoded within one genomic window of Pectobacterium araliae:
- a CDS encoding serralysin family metalloprotease: MALRDQDKDTSESALHAAGTGYSDVYDLYNYHSRGEGQFNGKPSFTSELAAKEIVRDGLTWNGTNVFGKSANLTYSFLQNVRSIPSGDQGFVKFNAAQTEQAKLSLQSWSDAANITFTEVNPSEKATITFGNYTRDSSGRLDNSTQAYGYMPGNYSAAGSTWYNYNVDNIRNPDTMEYGRQTLTHEIGHALGLNHPGDYNAGEGNPSYRDVTYAEDTRQFSLMSYWSEQNTGGDFHGHYAAGPLLDDISAIQYLYGANMTTRTGDTVYGFNSNTDRDFYTTNSNSQKLIFSVWDAGGNDTFDFSGYRNDQRINLNEGGFSDVGGLKGNVSIAHGVTIENAIGGSGNDIIVGNDANNILNGGAGDDVIYGGGGADTLTGGAGKDIFVYASASDSSDKTGNDTITDFQRGIDKIDLSALNQNKDLQFVDAFTGRGNEALLDWDAGSNTTNLWLNFTDQTTPDFLVHIVGQPSAATDFIV; encoded by the coding sequence ATGGCTTTACGAGATCAAGATAAGGATACCTCCGAATCGGCATTGCATGCAGCGGGTACGGGGTATAGCGATGTATACGATCTGTATAATTACCACTCCCGTGGTGAGGGACAGTTTAATGGCAAACCTTCGTTCACCAGCGAGCTGGCCGCGAAGGAAATTGTCCGCGACGGCCTGACCTGGAATGGCACGAACGTATTCGGTAAATCTGCTAATTTGACCTATTCGTTCTTACAGAACGTGCGGTCTATCCCTTCTGGCGATCAGGGCTTTGTAAAATTTAACGCCGCTCAGACCGAGCAAGCTAAGCTGTCTCTGCAATCGTGGTCAGATGCCGCTAATATTACGTTTACCGAGGTTAATCCAAGCGAGAAAGCCACCATCACGTTTGGTAACTACACCCGTGATTCAAGCGGTCGGCTGGACAATAGTACTCAGGCCTATGGCTATATGCCGGGTAACTACTCGGCGGCGGGCAGTACCTGGTACAACTATAACGTCGATAATATTCGTAACCCGGATACGATGGAGTATGGACGTCAGACGCTGACGCATGAAATCGGTCATGCGCTGGGTCTGAATCACCCAGGCGATTATAATGCGGGTGAAGGTAACCCGAGCTACCGCGATGTGACCTATGCGGAAGATACACGCCAGTTCAGCCTGATGAGCTACTGGAGTGAGCAAAACACTGGAGGCGATTTTCATGGGCACTATGCTGCTGGTCCGCTGCTCGATGACATCTCGGCGATCCAATATCTTTACGGCGCAAACATGACCACGCGTACCGGTGATACGGTATACGGTTTCAACTCCAACACGGATCGTGATTTCTATACAACCAACAGCAATAGCCAAAAACTAATCTTCTCCGTCTGGGACGCGGGTGGTAATGATACGTTTGATTTCTCTGGTTACCGAAACGATCAGCGCATCAATTTGAATGAAGGCGGATTCTCTGATGTTGGCGGCCTGAAAGGTAACGTTTCTATCGCTCACGGTGTCACGATCGAAAACGCCATTGGCGGCTCCGGCAACGATATTATTGTCGGTAACGACGCAAATAATATTCTGAACGGTGGTGCAGGCGACGACGTTATTTACGGCGGCGGCGGTGCAGATACGCTGACGGGCGGTGCGGGCAAGGATATTTTCGTCTACGCCAGCGCGAGCGACTCTTCCGATAAAACTGGTAATGACACCATCACCGATTTCCAACGCGGCATCGACAAAATCGATCTGTCAGCGTTAAATCAAAATAAAGATTTGCAGTTTGTTGATGCTTTCACCGGACGTGGCAATGAGGCACTGCTTGATTGGGATGCGGGTAGCAATACCACCAATCTGTGGCTGAATTTTACCGATCAGACCACGCCAGACTTTCTTGTGCATATTGTTGGCCAGCCTTCTGCGGCAACCGATTTTATCGTGTGA
- a CDS encoding protease inhibitor Inh/omp19 family protein: MANSLKLPSASELSGVWQLRSGEQQCEVVLHNTPLVDSTWRLDGDAQCLKALLSDVPAGWRPTPDGITLTKEQGQSVAFFSKEKEGYTLILPDGSTRTLHKQP; this comes from the coding sequence ATGGCAAATAGTCTGAAATTACCTTCAGCAAGTGAGCTAAGCGGCGTATGGCAATTGCGTAGCGGGGAACAGCAGTGTGAGGTTGTACTGCACAATACGCCGTTAGTGGATAGTACCTGGCGCCTTGACGGCGATGCTCAATGTTTAAAAGCGCTATTATCTGATGTACCCGCCGGCTGGCGGCCGACGCCGGACGGTATCACGTTAACGAAAGAACAGGGTCAATCCGTCGCGTTCTTTAGCAAGGAAAAAGAGGGCTATACGCTGATATTGCCTGATGGCAGTACACGTACGTTGCACAAGCAGCCCTAA